The Chloroflexota bacterium genome window below encodes:
- a CDS encoding APC family permease, giving the protein MTDTGATKVFTRQATGLTKDLSALDTFVYNVNNQNIGIGVAFMLLFVPGFYVGADMFQAMIIALALALPMAFVYALFAAAIPRSGGDYVYISRTLHPLLGFVASWNWVAWMTVYIGVPAAYLAQYGLSGFFRILGVATGNTGLIDVGNSFVNPDVTLIAGTVLIAFFAVIFAAGTKIYFRLQNVVFAIGMIGVAVAIGLAFLGSSADFAASFDRYVAAAGGVANASSLAVEPAAYSAEQTIFASTLPQFIVLFAITSSFLGGEVRRARRSQLLGMPGGVVFVTVFMFLLTAAVVRLAGLPLLGGISANYFSPDALGLSFVPAYNELVALAFIDNLLLALLLGFTFVFWTYVWLPINFLASTRALLAWSLDGLLPARVSQVNESRHTPTMAIIIVAILGWLSLFLYTRGVISTLYGIFGWILSFLLCSIAAIFFPYRQRAVFESSPVNWRLGGVPVMSIVGVIATAALLYVEWIWWVDPVNGLQATPDVVGDHRMWIATAGVLISGAVWYLVARALQARRGIHVERAFAEIPPE; this is encoded by the coding sequence GTGACCGACACCGGCGCCACGAAGGTCTTCACGCGCCAGGCAACCGGGCTGACAAAGGACCTGAGTGCTCTCGACACCTTCGTCTACAACGTCAACAACCAGAACATCGGGATCGGCGTCGCCTTCATGCTCCTGTTCGTGCCCGGCTTCTATGTCGGCGCCGACATGTTCCAGGCGATGATCATCGCCCTCGCACTGGCCCTCCCGATGGCGTTCGTGTACGCGCTCTTCGCGGCAGCCATTCCCCGGTCCGGCGGGGACTACGTGTACATCAGCCGCACCCTGCACCCCCTCCTCGGCTTCGTCGCATCGTGGAACTGGGTCGCGTGGATGACGGTCTACATCGGGGTGCCGGCGGCCTACCTGGCGCAGTACGGCCTGTCTGGGTTCTTTCGGATCCTGGGCGTCGCCACGGGAAACACCGGACTGATCGACGTCGGGAACTCGTTCGTCAATCCTGACGTGACGCTCATCGCCGGCACCGTCCTCATTGCCTTCTTTGCGGTGATCTTCGCCGCTGGCACGAAGATCTACTTCAGGCTCCAGAACGTCGTCTTCGCCATCGGCATGATCGGCGTCGCGGTCGCCATCGGCCTCGCATTCCTCGGTAGCTCCGCCGACTTCGCAGCCAGCTTCGACCGGTACGTGGCAGCCGCTGGCGGCGTAGCGAACGCGAGCAGCCTGGCCGTCGAGCCGGCGGCGTATTCCGCCGAACAGACGATCTTCGCCTCCACCCTGCCCCAGTTCATCGTGCTCTTCGCCATCACCTCGAGCTTCCTCGGCGGCGAGGTACGACGGGCCCGCCGCAGCCAGCTGCTCGGCATGCCGGGCGGCGTCGTCTTCGTCACCGTCTTCATGTTCCTGCTGACTGCCGCAGTCGTCCGCCTCGCCGGGCTGCCGCTCCTCGGCGGGATCAGCGCCAACTACTTCAGCCCCGACGCGCTGGGCCTGTCGTTCGTGCCCGCCTACAACGAGCTGGTCGCCCTAGCCTTCATCGACAACCTCCTGCTCGCCCTTCTTCTGGGCTTCACGTTTGTCTTCTGGACCTACGTCTGGCTGCCGATCAACTTCCTGGCATCTACCCGGGCGCTGCTCGCCTGGTCGCTCGACGGCCTGCTTCCTGCCCGTGTCAGCCAGGTCAACGAAAGCCGACACACTCCTACCATGGCGATCATCATCGTCGCCATCCTCGGCTGGCTTTCGCTCTTCCTCTACACGCGTGGGGTGATCAGCACGCTCTACGGGATCTTCGGCTGGATCCTCTCGTTCCTCCTGTGCTCGATCGCGGCGATCTTCTTCCCGTACCGGCAGCGAGCGGTCTTCGAATCGTCGCCGGTGAACTGGCGGCTGGGCGGCGTGCCGGTGATGTCGATCGTCGGCGTCATCGCCACCGCCGCGCTCCTCTACGTCGAGTGGATCTGGTGGGTCGATCCGGTCAATGGGCTGCAGGCTACCCCGGACGTCGTCGGCGATCACCGGATGTGGATCGCAACCGCCGGCGTGCTGATCTCGGGCGCCGTCTGGTACCTCGTCGCGCGAGCGCTCCAGGCTCGCCGCGGGATCCACGTCGAGCGGGCCTTCGCCGAGATCCCGCCGGAGTGA
- a CDS encoding SDR family oxidoreductase, with protein MIFRTERTAPVALVTGASSGIGAAAAERLAQSGYLVAVHYRSGRDRAERLAGSIGGGAYQAEVAEPEAVAVMVARIEAELGPIEVAVCNAGFYEELPLADVTDAAWQRTLRVLLGGCFHVSRAVVPGMRRRGSGSIVTVASELALVGGVGIAPYVAAKAAVIGFSRALARELAPEIRVNVVAPGPVDTPLLPDPDRQPDYAATIPLRRIGRPEEIAEAIVHLVRATFTTGQVYSPNGGTVIQ; from the coding sequence GTGATCTTCCGGACGGAGCGGACCGCGCCGGTCGCGCTCGTGACCGGCGCCAGCTCCGGCATCGGCGCCGCCGCCGCCGAGCGCCTGGCACAGAGCGGCTATCTCGTGGCCGTCCACTACCGCTCCGGGCGCGATCGCGCCGAGCGCCTCGCCGGATCCATCGGCGGCGGCGCCTACCAGGCGGAGGTTGCCGAGCCCGAGGCGGTGGCGGTGATGGTCGCACGCATCGAGGCCGAGCTCGGACCGATCGAGGTGGCCGTCTGCAACGCCGGCTTCTACGAGGAGCTGCCGCTGGCCGACGTGACCGATGCGGCCTGGCAGCGCACCCTCCGCGTCCTGCTCGGTGGCTGCTTCCACGTCTCCCGCGCGGTGGTGCCCGGCATGCGCCGCCGCGGCTCGGGCTCAATCGTCACGGTGGCCTCCGAACTGGCATTGGTCGGCGGCGTCGGGATCGCTCCCTACGTGGCGGCCAAGGCGGCGGTGATCGGCTTCAGCCGTGCCCTCGCTCGCGAGTTGGCACCCGAGATCCGGGTCAACGTGGTGGCTCCCGGACCGGTCGATACGCCACTCCTGCCAGACCCCGATCGGCAGCCGGACTACGCCGCGACCATCCCGCTACGCCGGATCGGACGACCCGAGGAGATCGCCGAGGCAATCGTCCACCTGGTCCGCGCGACGTTCACCACCGGCCAGGTCTACTCCCCCAACGGCGGCACGGTCATACAGTGA
- a CDS encoding SDR family NAD(P)-dependent oxidoreductase, whose product MLVTGSAGGIGRSLVTRFSADGCQVAASTHHGGELAADLADPGEAARLIDRVIERFGRLDALIVNHATMAMAAMDEHDPSDWWRIVDTNLSGAFYLARDAAPHLLATGGSIVFISSEWGVSGWPRATAYAASKAGLIGLTRALARELAPTVRVNAVAPGAIDTAQLEIDARDANLTLAEIRAQYARTAPLQRIGTPAEVAASVAFLVSADAANYTGQVLHPNAGTTTP is encoded by the coding sequence GTGCTGGTCACCGGGTCGGCGGGCGGGATCGGGCGGTCGCTCGTCACGCGCTTCAGCGCTGATGGGTGCCAGGTCGCGGCGTCGACCCACCACGGCGGAGAGCTTGCCGCCGACCTGGCCGACCCCGGCGAGGCGGCGCGCCTGATCGATCGCGTGATCGAGCGGTTCGGCCGTCTCGACGCCCTGATCGTCAACCATGCCACCATGGCGATGGCCGCCATGGACGAGCATGACCCGAGCGACTGGTGGCGCATCGTTGACACAAACCTCTCCGGCGCCTTCTACCTGGCACGCGACGCCGCTCCCCACCTCCTAGCGACGGGGGGATCGATCGTCTTTATCTCGAGCGAATGGGGCGTCAGCGGCTGGCCGCGGGCAACTGCGTACGCGGCCAGCAAGGCGGGGCTGATCGGCCTCACGCGGGCTCTGGCCCGCGAGCTGGCGCCAACGGTGCGCGTCAACGCGGTGGCGCCCGGCGCGATCGACACGGCGCAGCTGGAGATCGACGCTCGCGACGCAAACCTCACGCTCGCCGAGATCCGGGCGCAGTATGCTCGGACCGCACCCTTGCAACGCATCGGCACACCGGCGGAGGTGGCGGCGAGCGTTGCCTTCCTCGTCTCGGCCGACGCCGCCAACTACACCGGACAGGTGCTCCATCCGAACGCCGGTACGACCACGCCCTGA
- a CDS encoding metallophosphoesterase, giving the protein MTKRRLTIFYASDIHGSERVFRKFLNAAPFYKADAVIFGGDITGKALIPVVQTSPGRFRVELFGQVHKVEAGTALDEIEERIRTNGFYPYRTTPDELARMHQDPDHLKAAFSRVMAETAERWVTLADERLRAAGIPALMMPGNDDDPALKRILGQGDWITDAEGRCVELEGYQVISFGYSTTTPWHSPREITEEVMATTIDELVAQLDPARPAIFNFHDPPHGSGLDMAPKLTPDLRVESGGGQPLLEPVGSRSVRAAIERVQPVLSLHGHIHESRAVARIGRTLTINPGSVYGEGTLQGALITLENGRVVSHQLVSG; this is encoded by the coding sequence ATGACCAAACGACGACTCACTATCTTCTACGCGTCCGACATCCACGGCTCGGAGCGGGTCTTTCGCAAGTTTCTCAACGCCGCGCCCTTTTACAAGGCCGACGCCGTCATCTTCGGTGGCGATATCACCGGCAAAGCCCTGATCCCGGTGGTCCAGACCTCGCCGGGTCGGTTCCGTGTCGAGCTGTTCGGGCAGGTCCATAAAGTTGAGGCCGGCACTGCTCTCGACGAGATCGAGGAGCGCATCCGGACCAACGGCTTCTACCCGTACCGCACCACCCCCGACGAGCTGGCACGCATGCACCAGGACCCCGACCACCTGAAGGCAGCCTTCAGCCGGGTCATGGCCGAGACCGCCGAGCGCTGGGTCACGCTCGCCGACGAACGCCTCCGTGCCGCCGGGATCCCAGCCCTCATGATGCCCGGCAACGACGACGATCCGGCGCTCAAGCGCATCCTGGGCCAGGGAGACTGGATCACCGACGCGGAGGGACGCTGCGTCGAGCTCGAGGGTTACCAGGTGATCAGCTTCGGCTATTCGACCACCACCCCCTGGCACAGCCCGCGTGAGATCACCGAGGAGGTGATGGCCACCACCATCGACGAGCTCGTTGCGCAGCTCGACCCGGCGCGGCCGGCGATCTTCAACTTCCATGACCCACCGCACGGATCGGGCCTTGACATGGCGCCCAAACTTACACCGGACCTCCGTGTCGAGAGCGGCGGTGGTCAGCCGCTGCTGGAGCCGGTCGGCAGCCGGTCGGTGCGCGCCGCGATCGAGCGCGTGCAGCCGGTGCTCTCGCTTCACGGACACATCCATGAGTCGCGCGCCGTGGCCCGCATCGGCCGCACCCTGACGATCAACCCGGGGAGCGTCTATGGCGAGGGGACGCTGCAGGGGGCGCTCATCACCCTGGAGAATGGTCGAGTGGTGAGTCATCAACTCGTATCGGGCTGA
- a CDS encoding APC family permease has protein sequence MATTATGATGSHFQRQATGLVREAGTWSTFIYNVNFISIGLMMMFVLQLEPAFYPGGNMMGSYVLALLIVLPTSLVFSMLAAALPRSGGDYIYVSRILGPRLGMMSSWINTIWWFIYGGVPSAFFARFGLGPLFRSVGVISGNQGLVDIGNWFITPVGTIITGALLVVLLVTVFSLGLNVYFRIQNVLFGIALVALGLIAFVLMTTPASTFATNFNGFWGPITGNADARQAVIDAAVAGGFVEAPTDFYWSLIPITWIYLELVFNQSSAYIGGEVKRASRIQLWSMPIAAVVSVSVAIGLTALFQATIGTTFIGALGWDPYLADGAALGLPYAMPFSELAAYYAGDIVVALLVGIGFVFWSYTWLPGQILNASRNLLAYGIDGVLPGRFGSVSDRYHTPIFSLVVVGVLSVGALIVYATNPDFTTLVGIIAFIVSFMIVSVAAIAFPYRRRAIWEASPVAWRLAGVPVITIVGVLSLGTLLVAEWAYLNDPLSGVNILNGLTPVLTAEDGSLTKDTVRFLIAAGTVISGLVVYEISRIVRARRGVRLEASFAEIPVE, from the coding sequence ATGGCGACCACCGCAACCGGGGCAACCGGGAGTCACTTCCAGCGACAGGCGACGGGACTCGTGCGAGAGGCGGGTACCTGGAGCACGTTCATCTACAACGTGAACTTCATCAGCATCGGCCTGATGATGATGTTCGTCCTCCAGCTGGAGCCGGCGTTTTATCCCGGCGGTAACATGATGGGGAGCTACGTGCTGGCTCTACTCATCGTGCTGCCGACCAGCCTCGTCTTTTCCATGCTGGCGGCGGCCCTTCCCCGCTCTGGCGGCGACTATATCTATGTCAGCCGCATCCTGGGACCGCGACTGGGGATGATGTCGTCGTGGATCAACACCATCTGGTGGTTCATCTACGGCGGCGTTCCGTCTGCGTTCTTCGCGCGCTTCGGCCTGGGGCCGCTCTTCCGCAGCGTCGGGGTGATCAGCGGCAACCAGGGCCTCGTCGATATCGGGAACTGGTTCATCACGCCCGTCGGCACGATCATCACCGGGGCCCTGTTGGTCGTCCTCCTGGTGACCGTCTTCAGCCTCGGGCTCAACGTCTATTTCCGGATCCAGAATGTCCTGTTCGGCATCGCCCTGGTCGCGTTGGGCCTGATCGCGTTCGTGCTGATGACCACTCCGGCCAGCACGTTCGCGACGAACTTCAACGGGTTCTGGGGACCCATCACCGGCAACGCCGACGCGCGCCAGGCCGTCATCGACGCGGCGGTCGCAGGCGGCTTCGTCGAGGCGCCCACTGATTTCTACTGGAGCCTCATCCCGATCACGTGGATCTACCTCGAACTGGTGTTCAACCAGTCATCGGCCTACATCGGCGGTGAGGTGAAGCGCGCGTCGCGCATCCAGCTGTGGTCGATGCCGATCGCGGCGGTCGTCTCGGTCAGCGTGGCGATAGGGCTCACCGCGCTCTTCCAGGCCACCATCGGCACCACCTTCATCGGCGCCCTGGGGTGGGACCCGTACCTCGCCGACGGAGCCGCCCTTGGCCTCCCGTACGCGATGCCGTTCAGCGAGCTGGCCGCCTACTATGCGGGCGACATCGTCGTCGCGCTGCTGGTGGGAATCGGCTTCGTCTTCTGGAGCTATACCTGGCTTCCCGGCCAGATCCTCAACGCGTCGCGCAACCTCCTCGCCTATGGCATCGACGGCGTTCTCCCGGGGAGGTTCGGCAGCGTCAGCGACCGGTACCACACCCCGATCTTCTCGCTCGTGGTGGTCGGGGTGCTGAGCGTCGGCGCCCTGATCGTCTACGCCACCAACCCCGACTTCACGACGCTGGTGGGGATCATCGCGTTCATCGTCAGCTTCATGATTGTGTCGGTGGCGGCGATCGCGTTCCCCTATCGTCGGCGGGCGATCTGGGAGGCGTCGCCGGTCGCCTGGCGGCTCGCGGGCGTGCCGGTGATCACCATTGTCGGAGTGCTCAGCCTCGGCACGCTGCTCGTCGCCGAGTGGGCGTACCTCAACGACCCGCTCTCAGGAGTGAACATCCTGAACGGCCTGACGCCCGTCCTGACAGCGGAGGACGGTTCGCTCACCAAGGACACCGTCCGCTTCCTGATCGCGGCCGGGACGGTTATCTCGGGCCTGGTCGTGTACGAGATCTCGCGGATCGTGCGGGCACGGCGAGGCGTTCGGCTCGAGGCCAGCTTCGCGGAGATCCCGGTGGAGTGA
- a CDS encoding polysaccharide deacetylase, whose amino-acid sequence MNETDPGPADPGASIDAFAWPAGYRAAAAFTFDVDAESAVLADRPEAAERLSVMSHQAYGPRVGVPRLLRVLDRHDVRATFFVPGFTAELHPEAVIAIRDAGHEIGHHGYLHEPPYRATADEEEGYLVRGLEALDRIAGVRPTGYRAPWWEATYRTPGLLARHGFRYDSSLMDADRPYRLGTGPDPGAPTLVEIPIQWALDDWEQYAFLPGLTGSGVIETPVKALELWTAELDALVAEGGCFVLTMHPFLSGRASRADALDRLIAHARDIDGLWIASLEEIARHVETLPLDPVVHHPPRLPGP is encoded by the coding sequence GTGAACGAGACCGATCCCGGCCCGGCCGACCCGGGGGCATCCATCGATGCCTTCGCGTGGCCGGCCGGCTACCGGGCGGCGGCGGCCTTCACATTCGACGTCGACGCCGAGAGTGCAGTGCTCGCCGATCGACCGGAGGCCGCCGAGCGGTTGAGCGTCATGTCGCACCAGGCCTACGGGCCCCGCGTTGGGGTGCCGCGGCTGCTGCGGGTCCTGGACCGCCATGACGTCCGGGCCACCTTCTTCGTCCCGGGTTTCACGGCCGAGCTTCATCCCGAGGCGGTCATCGCCATTCGTGACGCTGGCCATGAGATCGGCCACCACGGCTACCTGCACGAGCCGCCATACCGGGCCACGGCGGACGAGGAGGAGGGATACCTCGTGCGAGGGCTCGAGGCGCTCGATCGGATCGCCGGCGTCCGTCCGACCGGATACCGTGCGCCGTGGTGGGAGGCGACGTACCGCACTCCGGGACTGCTGGCGCGTCACGGATTTCGCTACGACTCCAGCCTGATGGATGCCGATCGGCCATACCGCCTTGGGACGGGGCCTGACCCGGGAGCGCCGACCCTCGTGGAGATTCCGATCCAGTGGGCGCTGGATGACTGGGAGCAGTACGCGTTCCTGCCGGGCCTGACGGGCTCAGGAGTCATCGAGACCCCGGTTAAGGCCCTCGAGCTGTGGACCGCCGAGCTCGACGCTCTCGTCGCCGAAGGCGGTTGCTTCGTGCTCACCATGCACCCGTTTCTCTCCGGCCGCGCGTCGCGCGCCGACGCGCTGGACCGGCTCATCGCCCACGCACGGGACATCGACGGGCTGTGGATCGCGAGCCTCGAAGAGATCGCGCGGCATGTGGAGACACTGCCCCTCGATCCGGTGGTCCACCACCCGCCACGCCTGCCAGGCCCCTGA
- a CDS encoding DUF47 family protein: MRFSLIPRETKFFDMFEEDARNVLGAARLLEQFFRDYDDRERLASQLLDVEHAGDQMSHEIGRRLESTFVTPFDREDIHALISRLDDILDLIEEVADTCILYNIDAPTPAAIQQAEIIVRQCEQLADGLAKLRHFKGVEPFWIEIHRLENEGDRIARQAVAELFKQGHEPMDVIKWKDVYALLEEAIDSAEDAANVIERIVVKHA, translated from the coding sequence ATGCGTTTCTCACTCATCCCGCGCGAGACGAAGTTCTTCGACATGTTCGAGGAGGACGCCCGCAACGTGCTCGGGGCGGCCCGGCTCCTCGAGCAGTTCTTCCGCGACTACGACGATCGGGAGCGGCTGGCGAGCCAGTTGCTCGATGTGGAGCATGCCGGTGACCAGATGAGCCACGAGATCGGGCGCAGGCTGGAATCGACGTTCGTCACGCCCTTCGACCGGGAGGACATCCACGCCCTGATCAGCCGGCTCGACGACATCCTCGACCTGATCGAGGAGGTCGCTGACACCTGCATCCTCTACAACATCGACGCCCCCACACCGGCCGCCATCCAACAGGCGGAGATCATCGTGCGCCAGTGCGAGCAGCTCGCCGACGGGCTCGCCAAGCTCCGTCATTTCAAGGGGGTGGAGCCGTTCTGGATCGAGATCCATCGGCTCGAGAACGAGGGCGATCGGATCGCTCGGCAAGCGGTCGCCGAGCTCTTCAAGCAAGGCCATGAGCCGATGGACGTCATCAAGTGGAAGGACGTCTACGCGCTGCTCGAGGAGGCGATCGACTCCGCCGAAGATGCTGCCAACGTGATCGAGCGGATCGTCGTCAAGCATGCCTGA